The following nucleotide sequence is from Pagrus major chromosome 13, Pma_NU_1.0.
TACCAATAGTGCCTTTCTGCTCATGTGTGTCCTTTTTGTCGCTTCCCCATGCTGTATGTCTGCAACAGTTCATCCAAACTGCCTGCGGCCAAAAATTAATCCATAGAGGGGAAGTAGGCCACGGTCAGCTATTGAAAAACTGTCATTTAACGGTTAGTGGGCTGCAGACATCACTTCAGAGCTCAGTCCCCTCAGCAGAAAGCAGGGCAGTAAATTATCCTTTCCGAGCGGGGATTATTGAAAGGGAAATAATCATTTAAGCAGATGGCGCATTAGCTCATAAGTGCAGTAGATTATAAAGCTAATGACCATTATCATAACTTTGACGCGGAAAATTCTCTGTGGGTGACATTTACATAACAATATGcccacagggaaaaaaatacattgcatTAGCTTTCCCCCTTTTTGCTTCTGCTCACCttcacttttatatttatgttaattTTCTCTTCAGTCATAACACGACTATAAAGCAGAttcacatgtacatgtacatttacTTCAGAGAGTTGGCTTGGCCACCACCCACAGCATGGAAAACAGatgtaaagatttttttttcccctttcacACCTTTCTATGAGACAGACTGTTGATGTCTGTCTGATCAAAACAGTGAAAGATCTTCCGTGTCCTGTGATGATTTGCTGTTTTCCTCGTCTTTCGTGACAAATTTAGAAATTTCCACGTGGCCCTTGACCTCTAAATGTCATACGCAGagtttccttttctctcctgcGCAGAGAGGTACACCTTTTGTTACCCAGTTGCTCAATGTGGAGAGTTCAAGAGGGAGTTGCATCAGAAAGGAAATTGCTCAACAAGCCCTTTGAATATTGAGTATGAGATAGTTTTCATTGCTCTAGGCACAGTTATGGACTTTTTTGGGGTCTTTTTTCAGGTGGCCTATTCAATTCTGaacagttttaaataaaaaaacagtcttaATATGATGTCTGTCTAATCTTCTCGGACACTCTGAATAGCTTccacctctgacagctgtgtacATACGCTCCCATTACTACTATAATCTTTTCGTTCCTCACTCTCTTGCTCTACTTTCCATTCTCCACTTCCACCTTCCCAGCCCACCATCTCCCTCTCCATGTCTATACCCCTTTCTCTTTCCAAGTCCTCCGTCTCTTGGGCGATCTGTTGACTGTTCAGGTAGATGCTACTGTGTGAAACCATGGTGCTGGTGTCTCTGGGAGGAAGCTGAGCATCCATGTCCGCTTCCACCTCGAAGAAAGCGTTCACAGGGGCCGTGAGGTGGAGTGACAGCTGATTCTGCAGCTTGCCTCGCCTCTGAGCTTGGCCTTGCTGATGGCAatgcttcttcttcctctgcttaTTTTTTGCCAGCTTCAGATCCAGTGAGGCATAATTCAGGTCAGGCTCTGGAGACTGGTTTCagacaatgaagacaaaaatctgttggttaaatgtttttttttggtgtgatGAACAAAAAAGCTGCAGCACTTCACACCATCTTGAATGCATATTCTATATCTGGAATCTTGTGGCAGTATGTTCTCAAGTATTTCTGAGagtcaagtttatttttagaaCATTTCTTGCTTGATCGTGTGCATTGGTTCACATCTCTGTTGACCACAGTGTCTCCGATGTGAGCTGCCTTCCGTTTTGAAAGCAAATCTGTCACAGTGGCCTTAAACTGTGCGTGTAttcttaaaatgaaatgtgCACCAACAAGTATTCTGTGTGAAGTCTGAAGGAAACAACAAATATTGCATGATAGTAGCATTTGCAAAATCAATTCAAGAGACTTAGAATATATTGTAATTATCCTTTGTATCCTTTAGCACATGTTATATTCAATTCATTTCATAATCCGTATTGGTGATGCAAcaggtttaaaaataacaacaacgaAAACACATGTGCAAGTCAGGTGTAATCAGAACTAACAACAAGAACATTAACATCAAGCAGGTGAAAAATGAACCTTGTATCACAGCTCACAGAGGCATTTTCAAGTTTGCCTTTTGTTTCAATCTGCAACAATGCCGTCAGTCCCTACCCAGGCTGTTAAATGTATGATAACATAACATACATCATACGCGGTCACATAAAGTAAATGATGAAAACTATGCAGCAACTTCGAGAGGTATTGTACCGTTGCAACCCAGCAGTCTGAATACACAGTCACACATACCTTCATACGATCTCTTGTGTGTTGCACACTCGTCATCATCTCGTAGCAAACCTCGACAGAACCTGAGCAAGTAAAACATgattttggttgtttgttttacacactATTACTCcattataataaatgtatttcattagCACTGCTGCCAGGAGTTGTAGGAGACAAAGTCTACACAACAATAGCTGCATACGTTTTGCTTTTCAAACAATCCTTCTGACAGTCTAGTTAAAAGGTCACAAAGAGCGGCGTGCATCGCTTTTCAAAGCTATCTTGTCTCCTGCTTAAACACTAAAATCACATTAGTGAACAAAAGCAGTATTATACTCACATATCTCAATAGACTAAGATGCCCCAAGGTCTTATCATATTTTTATCTGGACAAAGAGTGCATAAAGATTACAATGTCTGTTCAACAAGCCACGTTCACAAGCCACGTTCATATACATATTACGCATTACTAgtaaaatgtgaatataaaaaaatagcTAGCATGAAATGTTAACTTACAAATGAGATTGAATGAATTTTGATGCACagttattctatttttttccccGTACGTTACTATTTACTCTGACCTTATACAATCCCCTTATTACATTGCCTCAAATCACATATGTTGAAgacttaaaaatgtttttttaatgtgagcCCTTGTGTCCCCACCACTTTCCAACACAAAGTAAAGCCCTTGATCACACACATCTATGATCTAGATTTTTAAAGGCTGATGTCCCAACTTAATTActacaaaaagcagcaaattacTGGAactcaaaaaaaaatttaaacaaTAGGTAGAAAAGGATcttcacagtttttttaaaaaaaaaaaagccctttcatggctttatttgatagGACAGGTGAACAGCGTCAGGAGACGGGGAGAGAGGGGacaacatgcagcaaagggccacaggttaTAATTGAGCCCGGGCTGCTCCGGCGAGGACACAGTTCCCTGCACATGGGGCACAGACTTCATTATTTGAGCTACTGGGGCACCCCAAGAAACATTTTTTCGAAATGCAATTATTAGTGTCTTTATCGAAACTGCATAGAATCGCCCCAAATGAACTTTCAGCTTATTTCAGCGTACACTTAAACGTATCTAAGACTTAGCCACaaagcattttcaaaaatacatttctacaaatacagaaaaatgaaacaataatattaaattattatttaaaagataaattatGTAGACACCATGCGCGACGCATACAAACCTAATTCTGTGAAATACTAAGTGATACACTGGCgttcagaaaagaaaagaagaaaaacgcATTCATTTCACCTCATTTCTTTTAAAAGGTGACAGAATGCAGGCCTGAGCTCAcctcttctgtctgtgctgATGTTGCCATATATTGGATTTTCCTGCTGCTCATGATGATTGTGGGGATTTTCCTGCAGCTCATGATGATTGAGGTTATGAATATAATGCCCTTCATCCTGTGACGGGCTTCAAAAAGACATAAAGGAACAATTTTCACGGTTTATTTCTAGAATAAGATGTCATTTTTacataagaaagaaaaaaatatgttattacTTATTACAAATAAGATGTATTGGATTaaataatactaataaaaacaaataaaaagcataCCTTTCTCCGTCATAAATGTGTGGGTCGCTgcactcatctgtgtgtgtatgaataaaatatttagtaACTAACAGAAAGCTGGCAGAGGGTCAGAATCAATGTTGGCttcatttaaaaagcaaaacaatataATTAACTTTATAAATAACCATCCATACCTCTGCACCAAATGGCTCTTCGTCTGATGCAGAAGATGACATTGAGACAAAAAGAGAACAAGAAGGCCAGGGATAACAGCGCCAGCGCCAACACTAGATTGTTGTAGTTACAATCTataagacaaacacaaactgaccaTTAACACCTCAAACCTCAAACTTCTGTCCTTTGGAATCAAAAAGTGAGTTTTCTAAGTCGGTGTGTTGAATTTCAGATTTGTTATCAGCTCTTACTAATGTTTGGAATTTCCCTCTGTATCTCAATAACATCTTactaacaaacagaaaagatgagaattttttaaaatgtgtcatcacTTTTGAAACGGTGATAAACAAACGTGCAGTCAAATGCTTCAACAATGCTTGACTATTGAAATCCCTGACCTTTGAGAGGAGGGAttggaagaaaacagaaagtttCAGCTATTTAAAGAATATTATTCTTAAATTATTAACGTACGCTTAAAGAATATCTACTGTGTGTTACTGCATATGGATCTAAggacattttttcaaaaaacccAGTCGAGTGATTGTTTTTCTTAATGGAAATATAGCAGTTTCTGCCAAACAATACCGAAAAATTCAACAGGAAATTCATTCTTCCTGTTGTAACCAcagttttactgtaaatgagtCCTAATGTTTAtcaaggtaaaataaataatttgtttgaATAGAGTTTCAAGGAGCTCCACGTGATAAGCATACTTCCTTtgacatcaacacaacaacGTTATGTGTGAATACTAAACTACAATAAACGGAGCAGAATACAGTTACATACGAAAGTTAGGATTGTCCGcttattgtgttgtttgttttaatcattcAGTCTTTACTTGCATCTTTTGTTCTGCCATATTCTGTGACACATGCTTTAAGAATGATTCAGCTTTTCCTCTTTTATAGGTAAAACCATTTCTACAATCgcaaatatttacatgtatatgttAAATGTAGCAATGTTAGTACAAGTTTGAAAATCTAAATGTATATTTAGAAGTCCCAATGGTTGGTCTGATCCTACCTGTCATATTCCGGCCGTCTTGAACAAAATGGGTTGTCTGTCTGACGCTCTCAGGCTTTGGGGCATCACAGTGTTCAGTCAGTGAGGTGTGCTACACTGTAGTCTATTTTTACCATAGTTACCTCTGTGTTATCACCACCCTTTGAACGCTGGCTGCTCTTCAGttacaaacaggaaacaatgtAACCTCATTTTGAAGCACACGGTCTCGGTACCATTGTGAAAAACAATACGATGTTGTAGATCAACATACAACTATCAAAACATGACAATGGTTTGTGAACATCTGTTGGCAGCTTcaatattcatttaaaagtgtgtacatttttgagatgtctgcacatatcaaacaaatatataaggagaaaaaaacatttcatcctAAAAAAGCCCGAAAACGCTCAGGAGAAATTCAGAATGATTCAAACAAACTCCTGGTCCTAGCTCTAATTTACTGAACATGATTTGAAGTGGTCTAAAccctaaaataaatacaattggGGTTACGCCATCTTCTCAGTTCCCAGACGGTGAACGAGTCCCCACTGTGCCATGCATAACAAGCACATGTAGAGTACAGTACAAAAGACCTTCATGCATTATATGGATAATCTGTGTGCAAGGGTCTTCAGAGCTATGTGTCTCAGGAATTTACGTCTTGCATACACAGAGTACATTGTGGTTTTGTTGCTGTGGTcggaaaatgaaatgaaaaaaaaagcagttgtGGGAGGTTTTTTCTCAGTATTGCTGAATagacgtgtgtgcgtgtgagagagaaacacatttACGTCCACTTAGTTTGGTCTTCACATTATCTGCATAAGTAAACCATCGaagaaataatcaaataaaacattaaaaataagaataaaaccaTGAATGCTCAAATAGAAAAGCTTTATTGTTTTAACTCTATATTAACGCCCATTTCCTATTTGTGTGTACGCTGGTGTCCAGTGGTCGTTATATTCGTTAGTGGTTTGTGGTTCAAGGCCAACTTTGCAAACTCAAGTGTCAGCCTGTGGTACATGTGGACAACAATAGGTTTTGATGTATACCCTCCGTTCAATTTGCAACACAAGCACTAAACAGCTACCTTAGAGGATGTTATCGGCGTTGTCGGCAGGAAACCATCAATCACATTACAGAATAATAGCATATTTTAATTTAAGGACACAAAGTAAATGAGCCATATTGTTCCAACAGTGTAGAATATGTGTTTATTGCTGCATATGATACAATAGCAGTTTAATAAGAAATGATTAGACAGACACAGTGAATGTGTAATATtgcaaaaaaaagtcataaaaacaaagtaaataacaCCAGCACCTGCAGTGTAATCGTTCAGAGTGACATTAAACTAGCCATAAACATTTcatgaattttaaaacatttgatggaaatataaaaacacacacacacattttaaaaacaataacaaagaaCCCACATCAGATATACATGCAGCCCACATTTGCACAATTGCCTGCAACTGTTTTGTAACTGCATTTCGAAACTGACCGCAACTGAACATAATACATTTAACAATTCTGCAATTCCTCAATCATATCCTCACAATTACGACATGTAATGTATCAGCGGTCAATGTGCAATGTGTCAGGAGTAATGATTCTGTTTTCATATGCTAGAGAGTTACATCTTGATGTGGGGAATCGCTCTGTGGAAATCTCACTTTGTCTTGCAGCTGTATACTTAACCGGAGGTGGAGGGGGTTTGAATGAAGGCGGCAAATCCAtcctgaagacagagagagagagagaacaaataTTAACTGGTGGTATTGCTAGAAAGTTACTTAGTTCCATTGATTTTTCACGTCTTTCAGGGTTGCCCGGTGCATGACCCTGAATAAGTGCAAGCAGTTGTAGAGGATGCTTGAAGGGATAACAAGAGTTTTACCGTTGCTGTATCATTTGTTTCCTGTAGATAAAGCCAGCCACAGCGATCAATACCAGCACTGGAACGATGATTAACAGCAACAATAGATGACTCCGTGCACCATCAGTATCTAAGAAGCATAttcagagagaggaaaagtgtCATTTTGGAGGACAGCAACAGCTAAAGATATGTTTAGAAAATATTGACCGGCTTGCTCTGGTGAAACCCAGCAGACTCCGATAAATAttgataataaatgtaaaactataaaaactttTTGCCTGTGTGTCCTGCAATCCTCCCCCACAGGACTGCTCGGACTCCAACCGTAGAAGCTGACACTCTTTCTACCTTAAAGAGGTGAGCTAGCCTGAGGCTGAGAAAGCCTCCACATGTGATGAAGATGCAGATGGTGAAGGCGAAGAAACTGCGACTAATATTCATCTGTACTTTTCAAAGGGGAGTTGCCTGTTGAGCATTTAACTCTGTTGTCTGCAGTTATTTTTCTGCCTTTGAAACAGTTTGTCTTACTTACCAGCTGCTGCACCTGCTCGCCTCACCTCGTTAGCCACAAACAATGCTAGCCGTTTTTTGGCAGCAGAGAAAATGATGTGCCCAAAACAATTTGAGAGCATCACTAAAAAGCCCATTTCAGCCAAACAACAGGATGTTGGATTATTCAGGGTCTCAGACAAAAAGAGGAAACGCATAATATAATGTTGATGacggttctcagtcatccaggtcatggtaactctcagtgctgtatcgtaggcaactggacttgtttcagtgtcttgaagacgtttcacctaTCATCCAAAAGGCtgcttcagttctaactaactggaggggagctgcaggcttttaaaatctgtgtgggagtgtccttacagagtcgttcaggacacatgtgagctctgagtttcagagtcgttagggccacttgtgggttgtcgacccaaccggccttcatgtgggttgctagggctagggGGGTctaggtgtgaatggttgttaagacGCAGTACTGAGTttcctccccagacagcttaacaaccattcacacctggtcTTTAAGAATCTGAAACACGgccagttgcctacgatacagcacttagaagcCTAATATAATGCATTCCTGATCATCTTAATGGAGTCACAGATTCTATCCTTGAAATGTTGCTTTCGTGGAAGGGAAgttttctgttattattattattattattattattattattataagctATTATTACCTTCAGTGTTGGGCGTACTTCCGACAGTAAGCCTTGGGGTTGCATCAGACTTGTTGGAGTTTTCTGTAATGCTTCCCAGGGTGCTGGATTCCTCCGGGCTGGCTGAGGAATTGAACGGTGCATGCACTGTATGTGGCATGGACTCATTCCTCGTCTCCTGTGTTGATCTGAACTCTGTACTACCATAACTTGGTGTTGTGGATGGATTGCTGGccactgattggtcagaaaAAGTGGAGTTTGAAGCGTGAGTCGCATTTACCTCTTGATCAGTGGAGGTGTTGAAGTGGTaggtgtcagtgtgtgtggcaGGGGTTGAGGTGACACTGATATGTGTATCATTTATATGCTCTCCAGGTGTGGTCGTAACATTGCTGGGGTTTGGAGTAACATCTGTTGCATCAGTGCCCATACTCCAAGTTACATTGGTGTCAGCGGTTGAAAGCCCAGGGGTCGGTGATGTGGTGGGGCTGCTGTGTGTTGAGTCGATCAAACCCTCCTCAGTTACATTAGATGGTGCTGACTGTGTCTCACGATCTGAAAGTAGCAAAGCAGGGAAGTCTACATTGAACATGCTGTTGAAATATGCTTAATCAACTTTCTATTTGGTATcaaatgacaagacatttttcgATCCACGATGGTATTTGGGCAGTTCGGTCATAAAAATATCTAAGTTCAATACCCAGCCCTTGTCATACCCGAGTTCCAGTACAAGAACTCGAAATAGCTGTTACAGCCAGGTTAGCATTACCACATCTGCTCCTTTAACAAGTTTCACCTTGGGCAGATGAAATAAAGAGGAGGAAGTATCAGTAATTCAccacaaaactttaaaataccCAGTGCACAGTGGTACATCATTAAAACATGGACTCTGCATAATCAGAAGGTAAAATAAGGCAAAGAGCTCATTCAGTAACCTGGACTGTGAAGCCATGGGCACGGATTCCTGAGGCAAAATGCTGGGCATGAATTGCAAATTCAGTTTTATGCTGCATATGTATATCTAAGTAACAAGTACAGTTAATCTGTCTCTGCTACTATGTGTAACCCCATACATACACTTGGACAGATCCATTTTTAATCTCACCTTGCATCCCCTGTGAGTCACAACTGAAAGACTGACATTTTGCTTATTTAAAACCATATTGAATGCACTATCTTTCAACCCTTCATTTGGGCTGTACTACTCCAGTCTGTCCAACAGATTGTGCTCTCACCCCATGCCATGATTCACAGACGCTGCAGAGACTCTGCTGAGTGTGTTTGCTCTTGTGGTttgaaagaagacagaaaggaACAGCAGGAAGTGACTTCTGACGTCTGTGTGGCTTGTTGCCCTGTCTTTTCTTGTGTATTCACATTCTCATTACAAACATGTATACAGGATGAGACAGTAGACAACCGGGGATTATTTTCCTACTTAAACACAGCCTACTCACAGCACTACACCAAGCTGTATCACCGGTGGGGGCAGGTGACATGCGGTTtggttgttttacatttcaacaCTGTGAATGCTGTTTTAGATCTGTGTTAACCCTGATTCCCACGGGGCAATTGATTTGCAGCAAATAATTGAAAGTTTCACTCTTAAAGTTTTGTAGTCGCTGGTACGTTCTCAAAACATTGCCGGCAGCTTTGAAATCCTTTGAATCTCACTCTTTCCTTTCAgctaattaaaattaaaattgagTGAGCCACACGATAATAACAAAAGTCAAGTATCAGCTCTCTGGTCCAGTGCAGTTTATTAAGTCACTCAGTCTCTCGGGCCCTCCGCTAGATTGTTAATTCAGCCCTGAGGAAATGCTGAAATTGAGTGCgacacaaagagaaaagtgGCGGTGAGGGAAACGATGATGCTCACCTGTCACGAAGCTTGTGGTTGCTGTGAGCACTGTTATGGTAAACTCTTTTTGCAGACTCTTGTTTCCTGTGTTGACAGTCAGTATGTAAGCCCCTCTGTGAGCATCAGTCACCCACGAGAGCTCCAGAGATTCATTCTCCGACACCAGCTTCTTGTTCTAGTGCAAAACAAGATTATGTAGCACATGAATACCTTTCAAAttgagatgtgttttttgtgttgatgTCAGAGGTAAACAAATCATCTTGACGTTCTGTGAATGAAGTAAAATTCAGCAGAATGGCAGAAATGAGCTGATTGACTGTACCTTTGTCCACCTGTACTGTGCATTCAGGAGCGCTGTGCAGTGAATGGTCACATTTTCTCCAGCGTGGACCTCGATAGTGCTGTTCGCATCACACTTTATTTCAGCATCTAAAAGAGAGTGGATTTGAGATTGATTTGGAACGGCAACACAAAAATGCTCCCAGAAAAGCTGCAACTCGCgattattttccattattgATAAATCTGCCCATTATTTTAACGATAAATCGTTTAGTCCAAGGTTGGCCAAACTTTTTCTCTTGGAGAgcaaaaactgaaacttaatgttGGACTACTGGCCAAAAGCAAGCACCTATTGTTTTGCCCTGAGAGtgtgaaaaaaagtgagaaaaaaacataataatctGGCGATctattttctaagtctgatctaaattgttttctctcctttgttCATGACTTGGGAACACATGAAAAACTATTTTGccttctttaatttttttttcacttgcatCTCAGGGCTTATGTAGTACTACCAAGATTCCTTAATTGCCTGACTTTTGCACTCACTCTGCCCGCCATGCTCAGGGATAATTAGGGATCCTGCATATTTAAAAAGCCTTTCTACCTCACAAAAAAAGACCATCATAAACAGTGATtcatattataattttttttttaaattaaatgtatttcttatttttcactAGAAGCATCTGGCAGGCCAAATAGAAACCTTATGGCAAGACAACGTTAGCCCACAGCCTTGGTATAgtctaaaaaatgtcacaaaattatgaaaaatgttcagCAAAACATCCCAGAGCCCAAAgcgacgtcttcaaattgcttcatTTATCCAAAAACTCTTTATgtactgtcatttttttcatttaagaagctggaaccagcaaatgtttgtcatttttgcttgacAAATAACTAAAACCAACATCAGTCGTAAAAAACAAATCCCAGatgtgtaacaatttgtcagacgtaatgtaggtgctaactacaaacaaaactcattccTCATATGTGTTgtaaacttgtatcttgaagtaaacatgtatgtaacgctgtgatcctaccctctcactgaagttacatagtgtagAAAAAAGTGgtagagacaccattcaccttattacaagacactgtaccatcaacgTGATtatgaaactgttttttaaggtaaaaaagttacaaaatatTGCTTTAATGTTCTTTTCAATTGaccaattgattaatcaactgcAGTTCTAGCTGTCAGCAAAAGATTACTGACTTAAGTCAGTTCACATAAACAACACCTCCTTTAGTTTTCCAATGCCTTTTTTGTGACCATAACATCCCTCCAGTTCACTCACAGCTGAAGGGAATGTAGGCTGGACTGGACAACATGACTGATGAGGGAAAAAACAATAAGCCAaacagaaggaagaaaaga
It contains:
- the LOC141007425 gene encoding uncharacterized protein, whose product is MSLGSSDMAGSALGTAFSLLLLASIIQGFQDLKVFHYEKMEAVVGQAVALPCTINTSLNLKIVNIEWSKNLHEITKLAVYSQGHGEHLFWPNVSIQIDNKTLGSHLYLRGVSKWDSGVYTCEMATFPLGSIRRETQLEVKDAEIKCDANSTIEVHAGENVTIHCTALLNAQYRWTKNKKLVSENESLELSWVTDAHRGAYILTVNTGNKSLQKEFTITVLTATTSFVTDRETQSAPSNVTEEGLIDSTHSSPTTSPTPGLSTADTNVTWSMGTDATDVTPNPSNVTTTPGEHINDTHISVTSTPATHTDTYHFNTSTDQEVNATHASNSTFSDQSVASNPSTTPSYGSTEFRSTQETRNESMPHTVHAPFNSSASPEESSTLGSITENSNKSDATPRLTVGSTPNTEDTDGARSHLLLLLIIVPVLVLIAVAGFIYRKQMIQQRMDLPPSFKPPPPPVKYTAARQSEISTERFPTSRCNSLAYENRIITPDTLHIDR
- the LOC141007644 gene encoding uncharacterized protein, with translation MMTSVQHTRDRMKSPEPDLNYASLDLKLAKNKQRKKKHCHQQGQAQRRGKLQNQLSLHLTAPVNAFFEVEADMDAQLPPRDTSTMVSHSSIYLNSQQIAQETEDLERERGIDMEREMVGWEGGSGEWKVEQESEERKDYSSNGSVCTQLSEVEAIQSVRED